A single Dehalobacter sp. 12DCB1 DNA region contains:
- a CDS encoding Rid family hydrolase, which translates to MMDNYLFFSSLELIDYFVNNLAEKDIRTQTKRIFEMARVFMGKKDFKLEDIYSVLIMVRNIGLGSQIDEVFSLYFKEGNYPIRVFIQIADLESTADVEIEFSAYRGQKKYINNGKIYLSEGPFSQGVIIDNYIHCSSVQPFSPVTQELIDGNIKPAVRQCLDNLRNTLELTGSSLDQAYSFIVYLKDLDTLSEVEEIFEEYVSSQNEILREVIQIEQFKGNHAIEIACSAYLC; encoded by the coding sequence ATGATGGATAACTATTTGTTTTTTTCAAGCCTTGAGCTGATTGACTACTTTGTTAATAACTTGGCAGAAAAAGACATCAGGACCCAAACGAAAAGAATATTTGAAATGGCCAGGGTCTTTATGGGCAAAAAAGATTTTAAGCTGGAAGACATTTATTCAGTACTCATCATGGTTAGAAACATTGGACTGGGTTCCCAGATTGATGAAGTCTTTTCTCTATATTTCAAAGAGGGGAATTACCCTATCCGGGTTTTTATACAAATTGCTGATTTAGAAAGCACAGCCGATGTCGAGATAGAATTTTCAGCCTATCGGGGACAGAAAAAATATATCAATAACGGGAAGATTTATCTATCTGAAGGGCCTTTCTCGCAAGGCGTTATCATAGACAATTATATTCACTGCTCCAGCGTACAGCCCTTTTCCCCAGTTACTCAAGAGCTAATTGATGGCAACATCAAGCCGGCCGTCAGGCAGTGCTTAGATAACTTGCGGAATACGCTAGAGTTGACAGGAAGTAGTTTAGATCAAGCTTACTCTTTTATCGTTTATTTAAAAGACCTGGATACGCTTTCCGAGGTTGAAGAGATATTTGAGGAGTATGTCTCCAGTCAGAATGAAATATTGCGAGAAGTAATACAAATTGAGCAGTTTAAGGGAAATCATGCGATTGAAATTGCTTGTTCAGCATATCTGTGTTGA